One part of the Prunus persica cultivar Lovell chromosome G5, Prunus_persica_NCBIv2, whole genome shotgun sequence genome encodes these proteins:
- the LOC18776800 gene encoding ATP-dependent Clp protease ATP-binding subunit ClpA homolog CD4B, chloroplastic, whose protein sequence is MARVLVQSTNIPGVVAGRRLGQSKGSGNAKRTVKMCCTLRAPGLRISSFSGLRSVNALDIMAKPGQDFYSKMGVAITSRRKASRCVPKAMFERFTEKAIKVIMLAQEEARRLGHNFVGTEQILLGLIGEGTGIAAKVLKSMGINLKDARVEVEKIIGRGSGFVAVEIPFTPRAKRVLELSLEEARQLGHNYIGSEHLLLGLLREGEGVAARVLENLGADPSNIRTQVIRMVGESTEAVGAGVGGGSSGNKMPTLEEYGTNLTKLAEEGKLDPVVGRQPQIERVVQILGRRTKNNPCLIGEPGVGKTAIAEGLAQRIATGDVPETIEGKKVITLDMGLLVAGTKYRGEFEERLKKLMEEIKQSDEIILFIDEVHTLIGAGAAEGAIDAANILKPALARGELQCIGATTLDEYRKHIEKDPALERRFQPVKVPEPTVDETIQILRGLRERYEIHHKLRYTDEALVSAAQLSYQYISDRFLPDKAIDLIDEAGSRVRLRHAQLPEEARELEKERRQITKEKDEAVRSQDFEKAGELRDREKDLSAQISAVVDKGKEMSKAESEAGDVGPLVTEVDIQHIVSSWTGIPVEKVSTDESDRLLKMEETLHTRVVGQDEAVKAISRAIRRARVGLKNPNRPIASFIFSGPTGVGKSELAKALAAYYFGSEEAMIRLDMSEFMERHTVSKLIGSPPGYVGYTEGGQLTEAVRRRPYTVVLFDEIEKAHPDVFNMMLQILEDGRLTDSKGRTVDFKNTLLIMTSNVGSSVIEKGGRRIGFDLDYDEKDSSYNRIKSLVTEELKQYFRPEFLNRLDEMIVFRQLTKLEVKEIADIMLKEVFERLRVKEIELQVTERFRDRVVDEGYNPSYGARPLRRAIMRLLEDSMAEKMLAREIKEGDSVIVDVDSDGNVTVLNGSSGSPESLPEAIPV, encoded by the exons ATGGCTAGAGTTCTGGTTCAGTCAACTAATATTCCTGGTGTGGTTGCTGGGAGAAGGCTTGGTCAATCTAAAGGGTCGGGAAATGCCAAAAGGACAGTCAAGATGTGTTGTACTTTACGAGCACCTGGATTGAGAATAAGCAGTTTCTCAGGACTCCGTAGTGTTAATGCTTTAGATATTATGGCGAAACCTGGGCAAGACTTTTATTCCAAGATGGGAGTTGCAATCACTTCCCGTCGAAAGGCTAGCAGATGTGTGCCTAAAGCCATGTTTGAACGCTTCACAGAAAAAGCAATTAAAGTAATTATGCTTGCACAAGAGGAAGCAAGGCGACTTGGTCACAATTTTGTTGGCACAGAGCAGATACTTTTGGGTCTTATCGGTGAAGGAACTGGTATTGCTGCCAAGGTTCTTAAATCCATGGGAATTAATCTTAAAGATGCACGTGTTGAAGTGGAGAAGATAATTGGAAGGGGTAGTGGTTTTGTTGCTGTTGAAATTCCATTCACTCCTCGTGCGAAGCGAGTTTTGGAGCTGTCACTGGAGGAAGCTCGCCAACTTG GCCATAACTATATTGGATCCGAGCACTTGCTTCTGGGCTTACTTCGGGAGGGGGAGGGTGTAGCAGCTcgtgttcttgaaaatttaGGTGCTGACCCTAGTAACATTCGCACACAG GTTATCCGTATGGTGGGTGAGAGCACAGAGGCTGTTGGTGCCGGTGTTGGAGGAGGAAGCAGTGGTAATAAGATGCCGACTCTAGAAGAATATGGGACCAATTTAACTAAGCTAGCAGAGGAG GGTAAGTTGGATCCTGTTGTTGGAAGACAACCACAAATCGAACGTGTTGTGCAAATTTTGGGTAGGCGGACTAAGAATAATCCCTGCCTTATTGGAGAACCTGGTGTTGGGAAGACTGCAATTGCAGAAGGCCTTGCTCAACGGATTGCAACTGGTGATGTTCCTGAAACCATAGAGGGAAAGAAG GTTATAACGCTGGATATGGGTCTTCTTGTTGCTGGTACAAAGTACCGTGGAGAGTTTGAGGAAAGATTAAAGAAGCTCATGGAGGAAATTAAACAAAGTGATGagataattttgtttattgatgAGGTGCACACTTTAATTGGAGCGGGAGCAGCAGAAGGGGCAATTGATGCCGCAAATATATTAAAACCAGCTCTTGCAAGAGGTGAACTGCAG TGCATTGGTGCCACAACTCTCGATGAATACAGAAAGCACATAGAGAAAGATCCAGCCTTGGAAAGGCGTTTCCAACCAGTCAAAGTTCCTGAACCAACTGTGGATGAAACCATTCAGATTTTGAGAGGACTTCGAGAGCGATACGAGATTCACCACAAGCTCCGCTACACTGATGAAGCCCTGGTATCTGCTGCACAGCTATCATACCAGTATATCAG TGATCGCTTTCTGCCTGATAAAGCAATTGACTTGATTGATGAAGCTGGTTCTCGAGTTCGTCTTCGTCATGCACAG CTACCTGAAGAAGCTAGAGAGCTTGAGAAAGAACGGAGGCAGATCACTAAGGAGAAGGATGAGGCTGTTAGAAGCCAAGACTTTGAAAAG GCTGGGGAATTACGTGACAGAGAAAAGGACCTTTCGGCACAGATCTCAGCTGTTGTTGATAAAGGCAAGGAGATGAGTAAGGCAGAGAGTGAGGCAGGAGATGTAGGTCCTCTCGTGACTGAAGTGGATATTCAACATATTGTGTCCTCCTGGACTGGCATTCCAGTTGAGAAGGTGTCAACTGATGAATCGGACCGCCTCCTCAAGATGGAAGAGACCCTCCATACGCGAGTCGTTGGTCAGGATGAAGCAGTCAAGGCTATTAGTCGTGCTATTCGCCGCGCTCGTGTTGGACTGAAGAATCCTAATCGTCCTATTGCCAGTTTCATCTTTTCTGGTCCAACTGGTGTTGGGAAATCTGAGCTTGCAAAAGCTTTGGCTGCTTACTACTTTGGTTCTGAAGAAGCCATGATTCGGCTTGATATGAGTGAGTTCATGGAAAGACACACTGTTTCCAAGCTCATTGGTTCTCCCCCAGGTTATGTTGGTTACACTGAGGGAGGTCAGCTGACTGAAGCTGTTCGACGACGTCCTTACACAGTGGTGCTTTTTGATGAGATTGAGAAGGCTCATCCCGATGTCTTCAACATGATGCTTCAAATACTTGAGGATGGAAGATTGACTGACAGCAAGGGCAGAACTGTGGATTTCAAGAATACACTTCTGATAATGACGTCTAATGTTGGAAGCAGTGTAATTGAGAAAGGAGGCCGTCGTATAGGATTTGACCTTGATTACGATGAGAAGGATAGCAGTTACAATAGAATTAAGAGCTTGGTGACAGAGGAACTAAAACAGTACTTTAGACCAGAGTTCTTGAATAGGTTGGATGAAATGATTGTCTTCCGACAACTCACTAAGCTGGAGGTAAAGGAAATAGCAGATATAATGCTCAAGGAGGTTTTTGAGAGGTTGAGGGTTAAAGAGATAGAGCTTCAAGTGACAGAGAGGTTTAGGGATAGAGTGGTTGACGAAGGATACAACCCAAGTTATGGAGCAAGGCCTCTAAGAAGGGCCATAATGAGACTTTTGGAGGACAGCATGGCTGAGAAGATGCTTGCAAGGGAGATCAAAGAAGGCGACTCGGTTATCGTGGATGTCGATTCTGATGGCAATGTGACTGTGCTCAATGGTAGCAGTGGTTCTCCCGAGTCTTTGCCCGAGGCAATCCCAGTTTGA
- the LOC18777205 gene encoding dual specificity protein phosphatase PHS1 isoform X2, whose amino-acid sequence MAKEQSQEPAIINPLQVQDKGEDKELDPGSDEPEAPLPLTVTSRVLYMLGDIAAGPAYRITQWLELVRKRSSRYHSSGFPHSLPRFNSMPFSAGESVGDWADHLPTEQNTEVNLWERLGKAATLDIESSSFSWDRLSSLHHTEHSSSNDNSEDEMNKALEVTVNSGGVVFFALFNQPGIEDAIPKEAVAVIKISSSRMATQSERLGYEFAKCLGVRIPQARVIHNCSSEWLQMKEAAEKARDVASSEGDECGEMTCSELLEALELSRCLLLMSYVHGSPLLESSNVFESKETAEKTAAALGRILMLDLVIRNEDRLPCRQLRWRGNSANLLLADKTTFANMDRLEEAFDSSIKRYKPRVIRGLHKDRRATSVDRKLSAHNSGLVSQTSDLSDIIESPRSIKSQLSDDSILSDFPIVAIDSGVPRRPPAGKRANDQEIYPRLVELLLNSSEYSSNVLHDITLGKLGRPPLQDIDASDTRAVYERTSVVQEFRNGFRAALRDLQGFHIFLLTLHQKLENLLRIFFNIIDKISSGESDKEDLAVPESPSLASGSVNFPFSPSKDRLINENHPESDSELQRTAPRSSYSGNKESSDLCSPMSRDSWHGRFSKGSAEPLRSLRLTAKLRDFHKYAKVDAESNKELEQWNEMLKSDAIKLCQENNFNAGFFEGSDNNGVVDAYELKVRLEHILERIALISGAANTERPSPITSCLFIGGALAARSVFTLQRLGITHILCLCSNEIGQSDSQFPDLFEYKNFSICDNDDSNISGIFDEAISFIDHVEQIGGKVLVHCFEGRSRSATLVLAYLMLRKNRTLLEAWNSLKQVHRRAQPNDGFAKVLLDLDKKLHGKVSMEWQQRKPTMKVCPICGVNAGLSSSSLKLHLQKSHKKLSSGSVDSAMTMEIQKALTALKMSRGGSVSPKQRHSHSDVED is encoded by the exons atgGCAAAAGAGCAAAGCCAGGAGCCTGCCATCATCAACCCTCTGCAGGTCCAG GACAAAGGGGAAGACAAGGAGTTGGACCCTGGATCTGACGAGCCTGAGGCCCCTTTGCCTCTCACAGTCACTTCCCGG GTCTTGTATATGTTGGGTGACATTGCCGCAGGGCCTGCGTATAGAATCACGCAATGGCTGGAATTGGTTCGTAAGCGGAGTTCCCGATATCATTCCTCTGGCTTCCCCCACAGCCTTCCGAGGTTTAACAGTATGCCTTTTAG TGCAGGAGAATCTGTTGGTGACTGGGCAGATCATCTGCCTACCGAGCAAAACACAGAAGTCAATCTCTGGGAAAGACTTGGTAAAGCTGCTACATTGGACATTGAGTCAAGTTCTTTCTCCTGGGATAGACTTTCTTCGCTTCATCACACTGAACATAGTAGTAGCAATGACAATTCTGAGGATGAAATGAATAAAGCACTTGAG GTCACTGTGAATTCGGGGGGAGTTGTCTTCTTTGCCCTATTCAACCAGCCAGGGATTGAAGATGCTATTCCTAAGGAAGCAGTAGCTGTTATAAAGATATCGTCCTCAAGGATGGCCACACAATCTGAACGTCTTGGTTATGAATTTGCAAAGTGCCTTGGAGTTCGAATTCCACAG GCCAGAGTCATTCATAATTGTAGCTCGGAGTGGCTCCAGATGAAGGAAGCTGCAGAGAAGGCAAGAGATGTAGCAAGTTCAGAAGGGGATGAATGTGGTGAAATGACATGTTCAGAACTTTTGGAAGCTCTTGAACTTAGCCGATGCCTTTTGCTTATGAG CTATGTTCATGGATCTCCTTTACTTGAAAGCTCAAATGTATTTGAGTCAAAGGAAACTGCGGAAAAAACAGCAGCTGCTCTTGGTAGGATCCTGATGTTGGATCTTGTCATCAGAAATGAAGATAGGCTTCCTTGCCGTCAGCTCAGATGGCGTGGAAATTCTGCAAATCTATTGTTGGCTGACAAAACGACTTTTGCAAACATGGACAGATTGGAGGAAGCCTTCGATTCTTCAATCAAGCGATACAAACCAAGAGTGATCAGAGGTCTTCATAAGGATAGAAGGGCAACTTCAGTAGATAGAAAACTGAGTGCCCATAATTCAGGACTGGTATCACAGACTTCTGATCTTTCAGATATTATAGAGTCACCAAGATCCATAAAGAGTCAACTATCAGATGATTCAATTTTATCTGATTTTCCAATTGTGGCTATTGACTCTGGTGTTCCCCGTAGGCCTCCTGCTGGAAAACGTGCAAATGACCAGGAAATTTATCCTAGGCTGGTTGAGTTACTACTCAATAGTTCCGAGTACTCCTCTAATGTGTTACATGACATAACATTAGGGAAACTAGGACGTCCTCCTTTACAAGACATTGATGCATCTGATACACGAGCAGTTTATGAAAGGACTTCAGTTGTTCAAGAGTTCCGTAATGGATTCCGAGCTGCTCTTAGGGACCTACAAGGCTTCCATATATTCTTACTCACACTTCACCAAAAACTGGAGAACTTGCTacgaatattttttaatattatagaTAAAATATCTTCAGGGGAGTCTGACAAAGAGGATTTGGCAGTTCCTGAGTCGCCCTCGCTTGCTTCTGGAAGTGTTAATTTCCCTTTTTCACCAAGCAAGGACCGACTCATCAATGAGAACCATCCAGAGAGTGATTCTGAATTGCAGAGAACTGCTCCAAGGTCTTCATATTCGGGAAATAAAGAAAGCTCCGACTTGTGCTCTCCCATGTCACGGGATAGTTGGCATGGGAGGTTCTCTAAAGGGAGTGCAGAGCCCCTCCGTAGTCTGCGTTTGACAGCAAAGCTCCGGGACTTCCATAAATATGCCAAG GTCGATGCAGAATCAAACAAAGAATTGGAACAGTGGAATGAAATGTTAAAGAGCGATGCTATCAAACTCTGCCAGGAGAACAATTTTAATGCTGGGTTTTTTGAGGGTAGTGACAATAACGGTGTTGTTGATGCTTATGAATTGAAG GTCAGACTTGAGCACATACTTGAGAGGATTGCATTGATATCTGGGGCTGCAAACACAGAGAGGCCATCTCCAATCACAAGTTGCCTGTTCATCGGCGGGGCCCTGGCTGCACGATCTGTATTCACCCTGCAACGCTTAGGAATTACTCATATATTGTGTTTGTgttccaatgaaattggacaatcagATTCACAGTTTCCTGATCTATTCGAGTACAAAAACTTTTCT ATATGCGACAATGACGATTCAAACATCAGCGGCATCTTTGATGAAGCTATCAGTTTTATTGATCATGTTGAACAAATAGGAGGGAAGGTTCTGGTCCATTGCTTCGAGGGGAGAAGCAGAAGTGCCACGCTGGTGCTTGCATACCTAATGCTCAGAAA GAACCGCACTCTATTAGAAGCATGGAATTCTCTCAAACAAGTTCATCGCCGAGCGCAACCCAATGATGGTTTTGCAAAAGTCCTATTGGATCTGGACAAGAAACTtcatgggaaagtttccaTGGAATGGCAACAGCGGAAGCCAACGATGAAAGTTTGCCCTATCTGTGGGGTGAATGCAGGTCTGAGTAGCAGCTCACTTAAGCTTCATTTGCAGAAATCACACAAGAAACTATCATCAGGTAGCGTGGATAGTGCAATGACAATGGAAATACAAAAGGCTTTGACTGCATTAAAAATGAGTCGAGGTGGAAGCGTCAGCCCTAAACAGAGGCATTCTCATTCAGATGTGGAAGATTAG
- the LOC18777205 gene encoding dual specificity protein phosphatase PHS1 isoform X1 yields MAKEQSQEPAIINPLQVQDKGEDKELDPGSDEPEAPLPLTVTSRVLYMLGDIAAGPAYRITQWLELVRKRSSRYHSSGFPHSLPRFNSMPFSAGESVGDWADHLPTEQNTEVNLWERLGKAATLDIESSSFSWDRLSSLHHTEHSSSNDNSEDEMNKALEVTVNSGGVVFFALFNQPGIEDAIPKEAVAVIKISSSRMATQSERLGYEFAKCLGVRIPQVARVIHNCSSEWLQMKEAAEKARDVASSEGDECGEMTCSELLEALELSRCLLLMSYVHGSPLLESSNVFESKETAEKTAAALGRILMLDLVIRNEDRLPCRQLRWRGNSANLLLADKTTFANMDRLEEAFDSSIKRYKPRVIRGLHKDRRATSVDRKLSAHNSGLVSQTSDLSDIIESPRSIKSQLSDDSILSDFPIVAIDSGVPRRPPAGKRANDQEIYPRLVELLLNSSEYSSNVLHDITLGKLGRPPLQDIDASDTRAVYERTSVVQEFRNGFRAALRDLQGFHIFLLTLHQKLENLLRIFFNIIDKISSGESDKEDLAVPESPSLASGSVNFPFSPSKDRLINENHPESDSELQRTAPRSSYSGNKESSDLCSPMSRDSWHGRFSKGSAEPLRSLRLTAKLRDFHKYAKVDAESNKELEQWNEMLKSDAIKLCQENNFNAGFFEGSDNNGVVDAYELKVRLEHILERIALISGAANTERPSPITSCLFIGGALAARSVFTLQRLGITHILCLCSNEIGQSDSQFPDLFEYKNFSICDNDDSNISGIFDEAISFIDHVEQIGGKVLVHCFEGRSRSATLVLAYLMLRKNRTLLEAWNSLKQVHRRAQPNDGFAKVLLDLDKKLHGKVSMEWQQRKPTMKVCPICGVNAGLSSSSLKLHLQKSHKKLSSGSVDSAMTMEIQKALTALKMSRGGSVSPKQRHSHSDVED; encoded by the exons atgGCAAAAGAGCAAAGCCAGGAGCCTGCCATCATCAACCCTCTGCAGGTCCAG GACAAAGGGGAAGACAAGGAGTTGGACCCTGGATCTGACGAGCCTGAGGCCCCTTTGCCTCTCACAGTCACTTCCCGG GTCTTGTATATGTTGGGTGACATTGCCGCAGGGCCTGCGTATAGAATCACGCAATGGCTGGAATTGGTTCGTAAGCGGAGTTCCCGATATCATTCCTCTGGCTTCCCCCACAGCCTTCCGAGGTTTAACAGTATGCCTTTTAG TGCAGGAGAATCTGTTGGTGACTGGGCAGATCATCTGCCTACCGAGCAAAACACAGAAGTCAATCTCTGGGAAAGACTTGGTAAAGCTGCTACATTGGACATTGAGTCAAGTTCTTTCTCCTGGGATAGACTTTCTTCGCTTCATCACACTGAACATAGTAGTAGCAATGACAATTCTGAGGATGAAATGAATAAAGCACTTGAG GTCACTGTGAATTCGGGGGGAGTTGTCTTCTTTGCCCTATTCAACCAGCCAGGGATTGAAGATGCTATTCCTAAGGAAGCAGTAGCTGTTATAAAGATATCGTCCTCAAGGATGGCCACACAATCTGAACGTCTTGGTTATGAATTTGCAAAGTGCCTTGGAGTTCGAATTCCACAGGTT GCCAGAGTCATTCATAATTGTAGCTCGGAGTGGCTCCAGATGAAGGAAGCTGCAGAGAAGGCAAGAGATGTAGCAAGTTCAGAAGGGGATGAATGTGGTGAAATGACATGTTCAGAACTTTTGGAAGCTCTTGAACTTAGCCGATGCCTTTTGCTTATGAG CTATGTTCATGGATCTCCTTTACTTGAAAGCTCAAATGTATTTGAGTCAAAGGAAACTGCGGAAAAAACAGCAGCTGCTCTTGGTAGGATCCTGATGTTGGATCTTGTCATCAGAAATGAAGATAGGCTTCCTTGCCGTCAGCTCAGATGGCGTGGAAATTCTGCAAATCTATTGTTGGCTGACAAAACGACTTTTGCAAACATGGACAGATTGGAGGAAGCCTTCGATTCTTCAATCAAGCGATACAAACCAAGAGTGATCAGAGGTCTTCATAAGGATAGAAGGGCAACTTCAGTAGATAGAAAACTGAGTGCCCATAATTCAGGACTGGTATCACAGACTTCTGATCTTTCAGATATTATAGAGTCACCAAGATCCATAAAGAGTCAACTATCAGATGATTCAATTTTATCTGATTTTCCAATTGTGGCTATTGACTCTGGTGTTCCCCGTAGGCCTCCTGCTGGAAAACGTGCAAATGACCAGGAAATTTATCCTAGGCTGGTTGAGTTACTACTCAATAGTTCCGAGTACTCCTCTAATGTGTTACATGACATAACATTAGGGAAACTAGGACGTCCTCCTTTACAAGACATTGATGCATCTGATACACGAGCAGTTTATGAAAGGACTTCAGTTGTTCAAGAGTTCCGTAATGGATTCCGAGCTGCTCTTAGGGACCTACAAGGCTTCCATATATTCTTACTCACACTTCACCAAAAACTGGAGAACTTGCTacgaatattttttaatattatagaTAAAATATCTTCAGGGGAGTCTGACAAAGAGGATTTGGCAGTTCCTGAGTCGCCCTCGCTTGCTTCTGGAAGTGTTAATTTCCCTTTTTCACCAAGCAAGGACCGACTCATCAATGAGAACCATCCAGAGAGTGATTCTGAATTGCAGAGAACTGCTCCAAGGTCTTCATATTCGGGAAATAAAGAAAGCTCCGACTTGTGCTCTCCCATGTCACGGGATAGTTGGCATGGGAGGTTCTCTAAAGGGAGTGCAGAGCCCCTCCGTAGTCTGCGTTTGACAGCAAAGCTCCGGGACTTCCATAAATATGCCAAG GTCGATGCAGAATCAAACAAAGAATTGGAACAGTGGAATGAAATGTTAAAGAGCGATGCTATCAAACTCTGCCAGGAGAACAATTTTAATGCTGGGTTTTTTGAGGGTAGTGACAATAACGGTGTTGTTGATGCTTATGAATTGAAG GTCAGACTTGAGCACATACTTGAGAGGATTGCATTGATATCTGGGGCTGCAAACACAGAGAGGCCATCTCCAATCACAAGTTGCCTGTTCATCGGCGGGGCCCTGGCTGCACGATCTGTATTCACCCTGCAACGCTTAGGAATTACTCATATATTGTGTTTGTgttccaatgaaattggacaatcagATTCACAGTTTCCTGATCTATTCGAGTACAAAAACTTTTCT ATATGCGACAATGACGATTCAAACATCAGCGGCATCTTTGATGAAGCTATCAGTTTTATTGATCATGTTGAACAAATAGGAGGGAAGGTTCTGGTCCATTGCTTCGAGGGGAGAAGCAGAAGTGCCACGCTGGTGCTTGCATACCTAATGCTCAGAAA GAACCGCACTCTATTAGAAGCATGGAATTCTCTCAAACAAGTTCATCGCCGAGCGCAACCCAATGATGGTTTTGCAAAAGTCCTATTGGATCTGGACAAGAAACTtcatgggaaagtttccaTGGAATGGCAACAGCGGAAGCCAACGATGAAAGTTTGCCCTATCTGTGGGGTGAATGCAGGTCTGAGTAGCAGCTCACTTAAGCTTCATTTGCAGAAATCACACAAGAAACTATCATCAGGTAGCGTGGATAGTGCAATGACAATGGAAATACAAAAGGCTTTGACTGCATTAAAAATGAGTCGAGGTGGAAGCGTCAGCCCTAAACAGAGGCATTCTCATTCAGATGTGGAAGATTAG
- the LOC18775952 gene encoding serine carboxypeptidase-like 45, with protein MYSSRTWKTMAMAAVVVLQLWFSMEVESSSSSSHHPDHNITRLPGQPHVGFQHFSGYITVDDQKHKALFYYFVEAEINPASKPLVLWLNGGPGCSSLGVGAFSENGPFRPDGEVLVRNEYSWNREANMLYLETPVGVGFSYSKSSSSYVSVDDEATARDNLVFLQRWFNKFPQYKHRDLFLTGESYAGHYIPQLANLMVEINRKEKLFSIKGIALGNPVLEFSTDFNSRAEFFWSHGLISDSTYNMFTSVCNYSRYVSEYYRDSVSPSCSKVMSQVSRETSKFVDKYDVTLDVCISSVLSQSKVISPNQMTERIDVCVEDKIVNYLNRKDVQKALHARLVGVRRWDVCSNILDYQVLNLEIPTISLVGSLVKAGIPVLVYSGDQDSVIPLTGSRTLVYRLARELGLNTTVPYRVWFEGKQVGGWTQVYGNILSFATIRGASHEAPFSQPERSLRLFKSFLEGRPLPEVF; from the exons ATGTATTCTTCTCGAACATGGAAGACCATGGCAATGGCTGCAGTAGTTGTGCTTCAGCTCTGGTTTTCCATGGAGGttgagtcttcttcttcttcttctcatcatCCTGATCACAACATAACTAGGCTTCCAGGCCAACCCCATGTgggctttcaacatttctCAGGTTATATTACTGTGGATGATCAGAAGCATAAAGCTCTATTTTACTACTTTGTTGAAGCAGAAATAAATCCAGCTTCAAAGCCTTTGGTCCTCTGGTTGAATGGAG GACCTGGTTGTTCTTCTCTTGGGGTAGGGGCATTTTCTGAAAATGGACCTTTTAGACCAGATGGTGAGGTCCTGGTTAGGAATGAGTACAGCTGGAACAGAG AGGCAAATATGTTGTATTTAGAGACACCAGTTGGAGTGGGGTTCTCTTATTCTAAATCAAGCTCCTCCTATGTGTCAGTGGATGATGAGGCAAcag caAGGGACAATCTTGTGTTCTTGCAACGCTGGTTCAACAAGTTCCCCCAGTACAAGCACAGGGATTTGTTTCTAACAGGAGAAAGTTATGCAG GTCACTACATTCCACAACTTGCAAATCTTATGGTTGAAATTAACAGAAAGGAAAAGTTGTTCAGTATAAAAGGAATTGCT CTGGGAAATCCTGTTCTAGAATTTTCCACTGACTTCAACTCAAGAGCTGAGTTCTTCTGGTCTCATGGACTAATATCAGATTCAACATACAACATGTTCACGTCTGTTTGTAACTATTCGCGATATGTGAGTGAGTACTATAGAGACTCAGTTTCGCCTTCTTGTTCAAAAGTTATGAGCCAAGTGAGCAGAGAAACCAGTAAATTTGTGGACAAGTATGATGTTACACTTGATGTCTGCATTTCATCTGTGCTCTCACAATCAAAGGTTATAAGCCCCAAT CAAATGACTGAGAGGATAGATGTATGTGTTGAAGACAAAATTGTGAATTATTTGAACCGGAAAGACGTGCAAAAGGCTCTACATGCTAGGCTTGTCGGAGTTCGCAGATGGGATGTTTGCAGCaa CATTTTGGACTATCAAGTGCTCAACCTGGAAATACCTACAATCTCATTAGTTGGATCACTTGTCAAGGCCGGAATCCCGGTGTTAGTTTACAG TGGAGATCAGGATTCTGTAATTCCATTGACGGGAAGCCGCACCTTGGTCTATAGATTGGCAAGGGAGTTGGGATTGAACACCACTGTCCCTTACAGAGTTTGGTTCGAGGGAAAGCAG GTTGGTGGGTGGACCCAAGTGTATGGTAACATACTTTCATTTGCCACCATCAGAGGTGCCTCTCATGAAGCTCCTTTCTCACAGCCTGAGAGATCACTCAGGCTTTTCAAGTCATTTCTGGAAGGCAGGCCTCTGCCTGAAGTTTTCTGA